The segment AAATTATGAAATTCTTCTCCAAAATTTCCAAAAAATCCAAATTTACCCAATATGGAAACCACCAGAAATAAAATACTTTGGATAACCAAAATATGGATATATACTGGGGGCCGGTTTTTTTGTTTTCTAACTTCTGTAAATATTGAACTTAAAAATGCTCCCCCCAAAAAAAAGACGGGGACTAACAAAAAATATATCGAATTGGCAAAATCACCATTCATTGTATGAATACTAAAGTGAGCAGAAAAACCAGTAATATGTGAGACAAAAATGTGGACGGTAAGTAGTCCCCCAACATTAACAAATCCCCCTTGGAAAGCAAGGAGAGACCATGTAATTCTATTTTCAGGACGTAAAATTATATCTGTCATAAGCTTTAATTATTTTAACATATACTTTTTATCATTATTTATTTTTTTCATTTTATTTTTTACGCTGCTAATACTTCCTTTAATTTATTGACATCAATTGGCTTACTGATAAATGCACTCAATCCCACTTCTTTACATTTATTAATATCAGATACGAAAGCATTTGCAGTTAGAGCAACAATTTGAGGAGCATTTTCATTAAACATTGCTAATATTCTTCTTGTAGTTTCAAAACCATCTATTTCTGGCATCTGTAAATCCATAAAAATTAGAGTATAGGGAATTTTTGTATCTTTGATTATTTGTAACGCTTCTTTACCATTGTTGGCAATATCGCATGTTAGACCTAATTTAAATAACATTTTTTTCAGAAGAATTTGATTAATTTCATTATCTTCAACCACAAGTATTTTATGTTTGATATTTCTTCCAAAATTAATATCATAGACTACCTTTTCATCTGGTTGTTTCATCATATGATCTTCGGGACTGATGTCTAACGGTAGACAAACTGTAAACGTTGTTCCTGTGCCAAGCTCACTGACAACTTTTACTTCTCCCTTCATCAAGTGAACAAGTTCATTGATAATTGCAAGTCCTAAACCTGTACCTCCATATTTTCGGTTTATCGACTCATCTGCTTGGGTAAAAGGAGTAAATAGATTTTTAACTTTTTCCTCAGGTATACCGCAACCAGTATCTATCACTTCAATTATTAAATCGCATTTATTTTTGTTTTTAGTTTTACATAAAAATTTAACCTTAACAGAACCTCTCGTTGTGAACTTTAAAGCATTTGAGATTAAGTTATTGATGATTTGTTGAATTCTTACGTAGTCTCCCTTCAAATAGGAAGGAAGATTTGAGTCTACTTCTTGGGATAGAATTATTTTTTTCTTCATCGCTTCTGTTTTAAAAAGATTAATTGAGTTTTTAAGAATATCATAAGTATTGAAAGTTATCATTTCAAACGTCATTTTACCTGAATGAATCTTACTAAAATCTAAAATATCATTCAAAATAGACAATAATTTATCACTACTTATCTTTATTGTGTTTAAAATTTCTTTTTGTTCAACAGTTAAATTGGTTTCTCTTATAATTCCAAGCATACCTATTATACCATTCATAGGAGTACGGATTTCATGACTCATTGTCGCTAGAAACTTCGACTTCATCTCATTTGAAATTTCAACTTCTCTAATTTCATTTTCAATTTTTTGTCTTGAATTAAGAACCATATTAATAATCCAAATGACAATTATTGAAATAAGACAGAAAATTGTTGAACCAACTAATGTCGTGTAAAAGATATCATATGCTTCTGCATGATCTATTTCTGTTGTAATTCCAATATTAAGAGGATTCTCCCAAGTCCATGCCCCAATAACCTTTACCCCTCGATAATCCCTATATCCTTCTAAATTTATTCCTGATTTTTTTAAAATTGCATTTTGAACCATTAAAGTTGGTTTCATATTCGTCTGATCAACGAGTTGAGATCTGGTATTCTTGCCTAATTTTTTCCCTGGGTCACGTATAGAGATCGTTGAAATAGTTGTTTTACTTTTTTCATCTATTAAACCTATATCTCTAAGTTGATCAATAAATCTTGTTCTACTTAACATAAGTCCATTTTCATCAAATGAATAAGTCTCTCCTGTCTCTCCCATCCGCCCTCTTTCTAATAACATTGTATAATCTGAATCTGGATGAATTCTCAGGGTAAAAATTGCAATAACTTCACCCGAATCATTTTTTATTGGAGCAAGGGTAAACATTGTTCTATCTTTTGCATTACTTTCAGAAAGATCATTTTTCATAGGATGTGAAAAAACAGTCTCTCCCTTTAATACTTTTTTAATTAATTTTTTTTTGTATTTCAGTGGGTTGATTTCCCCGATATTTGTATCTCGAGAGGAAGCTAAATTAACAAAACTTGGTGAAATAATGAAATAGCCGTTATGGCCTTTGGATTTAATAAAAGGCAGCATCAATTCCCTTGTTTTCTTTTGAGCATTGCTTTCAACCAGTTTATATTTTAAGGACTTATTATTCTTTGAATTCATTTTTTCAATCTCTAATAACTCTACTGCAAAATTTTGAATTTCTTTTTGTGTGGACCAGTATTGAGTGACCTGTTTTTCACCCGTGGCCCAGGAGTCCATTGCTTGCTTTGTTGTATTAAGTACAGTTTGTAATGATTGTGCTAAATTTTCTTTTGTTTTAATTAATATGTGTTTTATAAAAAAACCATAAACGAGCAAAAGAATGATCGTCGACAGAGTCGGGATAGTTGTTTTTGGTAGATTTATTTTTTTCACAGACAGCTTAACGGTATTTAAGATAATAAATTTTATTTACTCTTCTACTTATTACATTTTTATTTATTTTCAGCAATGCTCCCAATTGACTTTTTTACTCAACTCGAGGATAACAATTTCCCATGAAAATACTTATACATAGCATACTACTCAGTTTAATATTCATTAACATCACCAGTGCAAACGAAAACTGGATTATACTTAAGCAAAAAAGTAAAAATCACCTTCTAGATGATAGGCAAAAAATCTTAAAACGAATTTGGAAGCACCCTTATACGCAAGAATTATGGTCAACTTCTTATGATCGATATGAGCTTTTTTTAAGAAATCATGATGCGAATATAGAGGATGCTGAAGGCTTCTATGAGTATCTAATGGATTTAAAGTATAAAAAAACTTTCTATGATCTTATTTATCTTGGCATTCATAATGAAGATATTATTGACCTTATTTTTGTGATAAATGAATCGACTTCTAAAGAAGATATCAAAAAATTCCAAAATGTTTTAAGAAATCAGGCATTAGAAGCTGCTCTTAATAAATTTCAAGTTAGTCGTGAGCTACTTCCTAAAATTGAACTGCAACTTCTTTTAGGCAATGGTCTAAGTAATCACAAGGACATGGACAGATTGCATAAATCTCAAAAAGAAGGAAAGTCGATCAATCCAAGATTACTAAGTGAAGAAGGATTTAGCGCATTACTTCTTGAAATCTTTTTTAACGCCCCTAAAGAAATTCAAGATTTTCATATTAATAAATTCATAAATGACTTTGCCCGAAATAAAGAACTTACAATGAAATTCGATATTATCCCTCATACATATGATCAGTTCGTTGAAATAATTGAATTGATGGAGCTAATTCCTTTCAATATGAAAATGAGTCGAATAGATATGTTTAACTATAATCTTATGAAGATTCTCTCTCATGAGAAGGTTGATTGGCAGAAATTACTAAAAAACTTCCTCGCTCAAGACTATTTTTCTTATGAGGTATTTGAAAGAGAAATTAGCAAAGTTCAAGATGCTCGGTCATCCAGAAATCTTAGACGTAAATTGCATATTAGAGAATCTGGACATGGCATTAAAAAGATCTTTTATGTTTGTCAAAAGCTTCTTCTCAAGAAATTTACTCTTTAGACGTTTTTAAGATTACTCTACAAAATCTAATAAACTTTTTGTTTCTTCAGGGGCCTTTTCACCACGTTTGTACCATTTATTTTTGTCGCATTCTTCTTTTTTTTCACAAAACATGCAGTCCTCCCCCATGATTTTGCCAAGCCCTCCACAAGAGCCCTTCAGATTGCGATTACTGAAAATCACTCCTAATGCCATTGCAATGATTGTTAATATAAATACGCCAAGAGTTAATATAAATATCTTCATGGGACGTAACTTACATCATTGGATAGCGTTTGAAAATGCGGGAGTTTGCGAAGACACAATTTGACCAGCACTTTCATAGAGAAAGTAGGCCGCAATTCCTAGTTTCGTTGCCAGTTCAAAACCTTGATCAGGACCTAACACACTAAGTGCCGTTGCCCAAGCATCGGCCTTCATACACGAATGAGTATCCAAAACTGTGACGCTAACTAGTTTATGTTTAACAGGATATCCACTATGGGGATTAATAGTATGTGAATAAGTTTTATCTTTATACTTAAAAAAATTTCTATAGCTTCCAGATGTTGCAATCGCGATATCACTTATTTCTAAAATTCGTTGAAGATCCCTATTTATTGTACTTGGTTTTTCAATAGCAATTTTCCACTTACGATTATTATTAAATCCTCGCAGTGACATTTCACCACCTATTTCAATCATAAAATCATTTATATCAAATTGCTTATGCAAGACATTAGCAACTTGATCAACCCCATATCCCTTAGCAATGGCCGAGAGGTCGATGTAAAGTTTGGGATGATTTTTTATCAAAAAATTTTCATTTATTTCAAGTTTATTCATCCCCACATATTTTAATGTCTCCAAAACTTCTTTATCACTTGGTGCCCCGATTTTTTTTTGCGGGCCAAAACCCCATAAATTAACTAAAGGCCCAACTGTAATATCAAAGGCCCCATCACTTTTTTCAAATATCGTTTTGGACATTTGCAAGACAGCAAAGAGCTCTGAAGAAATTGATAATCTTTGAGAAGGTAGACTCTGATTGATGCGGGAAAGTTCAGAATTTTCAATATAAGTGGACATGACATTATTTATGTCTGCTAACTTTTGATCAATTGCATCTTGAATTTCTCGAGTTGATTTATCAGATTTTTTAAACTTTATATTATAGGTCGTACCCATGGTACGACCTTTCAAATGAATTAAATCTGTATTATTGCAACTTAAAACGGATATTAAAGCTAGGCCAAAGGCCCAATTTTTCATACTTAACCTATTAACCGCCGAAGTCGTCTAGCATAATATCTTCTCTTTCTACCCCTAAAGAAATGAGCATATCAATTACACATTTATTCATAATAGGAGGTCCACAAAGATAGTACTCACAATCTTCTGGGCTTGGATGATTCTTCAAATATTCATCAAAGAGAACTTGATGTATAAATCCTTTATAACCTGTCCAATTATCTTCAGGCAGTGCATCTGATAAAGCACAATGCCATTTGAAATTTTCATTTTCATTTTGAAGGGAATCAAAATCTTCGACGTAGAACATTTCACGAACTGAACGTGCACCATACCAAAAGCTCATCTTTCGTTTAGTCTTTAATCTTTTTAGTTGATCAAATATGTGCGATCTCATTGGGGCCATACCTGCTCCACCTCCAACAAAGATCATTTCTTTTTCTGTTTCCCTAGCAAAGAACTCTCCAAATGGCCCTGAAATCGTAACTTCATCACCTGGTTTCAGATTAAAAATAAAAGAAGACATTTTCCCAGGTTCAACGTTGGGCAATCGAGGTGGAGGAGAAGCAATACGCACGTTTAGCATAATGATTCCTCTTTCTTCTGGATAATTTGCCATTGAATAGGCCCTAATGGTTTCCTCATCCACTTTAGATTTGTATTGCCAAATATTAAATTTGTCCCAATCTTCTCGATATTCTTGTGCAACATCAAAATTTTTGTAATCAATTGATAGACCTGCAGGTCTTTCGATTTGAATATAGCCTCCGGCCCTGAAAGGAACGCTTTCTCCGGCAGGTAATTCTAAGACAAGTTCTTTAATAAAGGTAGCAACGTTATTGTTTGAGCGAACTTTACACTGCCATTTTCTGACACCAAAAACAGATTCTTCAACTTCGACTTTCATATCTTGCTTTACTGTTACTTGGCATGAAAGCCTTTCGCCTTTTTTTGCTTCTCTTTTTGAGATATGTGAAAGTTCAGTTTGCAAAATTTCACCACCACCTTCATGGACTTTAACTTTGCACTGGCCACAAGTTCCACCACCACCACAGGCAGAGGAAACAAAAAGTTTTTGATCGGCCAAAACATTTAAAAGTTTCCCTCCACAGGGCACTTCTACTGTTTTTTCACCATTAATAACAAGTTTTACATTTCCGCTTGGAACAAGTTTGCTTTTGGCAATCAAGATGATGGCAACAAGGGCCAATATAATGGCCGTAAACATACCAACACCGAGTAAAATTTCATTCATTATATGCTCACTTTTCTAATTATAGTTGTATTCCTGAAAAAGCTAAAAATCCGATGGCCATAAGTCCAACAGTAATGAAGGTTATGCCTAAACCGCGAAGTCCAGCAGGAACATCAGAATATTTTAATTTTTCTCTCACTCCGGCCAAGGCCATAATTGCAAGGGCCCATCCAAAACCAGAACCAAGACCAAAGACGACACTCTCTCCAAAAGTATAATCTCTTTCAACCATGAAAAGTGAAGCCCCTAAGATTGCGCAATTTACAGTAATCAAAGGAAGAAAAATTCCAAGAGCGTTGTAGAGAGGAGGAAAAAATCGATCTAGTCCCATTTCTAAAATTTGCACAATTGCAGCAATAACAGCAATATAAGATATGAGTCCTAGAAATGAGAGATCAATTCCCTCAAGACCGGCCCACTTTAGAGCATTTGCCTTAAGGAAATAGTTATAGATTAAGTTATTTGCTGGTACTGTAATGACCTGTACAAAAATAACAGCAATCCCAAGGCCAATTGATGTACTTACCTTTTTAGAAACTGCTAAGAAGGTGCACATCCCGAGGAAAAAGCCGAGTGCCATGTTTTCTATAAATACTGATTTAATAAATAAGCTTAAATAATGTTCCATCCTAATTCTCCGACTCTACTTGATCTTTTCTCCAAGTTCTTAATGCCCAAATAAATAGACCAATCAGAAAAAAAGCACTTGGTGATAAAAGCATGAGACCATTTGGTTGATACCAACCGCCATTATTAGTTAGTGGCATAATTTCAAAACCTAAGATTTTTCCGCTTCCTAAGAGTTCTCTAAAAAATCCTACAAATAATAGTACAAAACTATACCCTAGCCCATTTCCAATACCATCAAAAAAGCTCATGATGGGGCCATTTTTCATAGCGTAGGCCTCAGCTCGTCCCATAACAATACAGTTTGTAATGATGAGACCAATGTACACAGACATACTTTTTGCAACATCATAGATAAATGCTCGAAGGATTTGATCCGTCACGATAACGAGAGAAGCAATAACTGTCATTTGGACGATAATTCTAATACTAGAAGGTATGTGGTTTCTAATGATACTAACAAACATACTTGAAAGTGCTGTTACCATTGTAACGGCCAACGACATGACAAGAACCGCTTCTAATTTTGTTGTAACGGCCAAGGCTGAACAAATTCCCAGAATTTGTAAAGCAATGGGATTATTGTTAAAGAGGGGCTCAAAAACAACTTTTTTTAACTGACTCATTTCTACATCCCTCCATTGTTTGCTCTAAAATAAGCAAGGTATTTGGAAAAACCATCTTCGCCTAACCAGTAATGTAGAAGATGTTGAACACCTCTACTTGTTATCGTTGCACCAGAGAGGCCATCAACTTTTGAATTGGCCGTCGGTGAATTTGGATCAACTTGTCCTTTAACTATTTCAATCGCAGGAAAATTATTATTATTGATAGCAGATTTTCCAATCCAAGATTTTTTCCAGTTTGGATTATCAACTTCCCCACCAAGACCAGGAGTTTCTCCATGCTCATAAAAACCAAAACCTTTGATTGTTCTCGTGTCAGGTGCAAGAGCGAGAAAGCCATAAAGGGTAGACCACAATCCTTTACCATGAACAGGCAGAACAATCATTTTAATCTGATCTCCATCCATCACATGATAAACTTTTGAAAATTTGCTTCTAGATTTAATACTGGCCGTATCTTTGTCTCCTGGGATTTGTACGGACATTTTAGGATCTTTAGCAGCTTTTCTCTGATCAAAAGTTTCAGGATCAATACCTTCTGCAGGAGCTCCCGTAGAAAGGTCGATCACAATCGTTTTTACCTTCTTAAATTGTTCAAGAATTTCTTCCTTGCTGGTTTTTCCCTGTATAAGCCCGGCAGACATCAGAAGATTTTTCTTAACATCTAAAATTTTATTTTCGTTTTGTAAGGGTTTAAGAATTACGGCCGCCCCTGAAACTAAAATTGAACAGACAATACACAATGCCGCAGCGACAATGACTGTCTTTTTAACGCTATCATTGGGCATTTCTAAACTCCCTTCTTTTAATGTTACTCTGTATAACGAAGAAATCAATTAATGGAGCAAAGATATTTCCGAAGAGAATGGCCAACATCATCCCTTCAGGGAAAGCTGGATTAATAACTCTAACGAGAATAACCATGAAACCAATTAATGCTCCATAAAAATATTGGCCTTTAAATGTCATCGAAGCACTGACAGGATCTGTGGCCATAAAAACTGTCCCAAAAGCAAATCCACCTAGTACTAGATGCCAATAGGCCGGTAGTGAGAACATGGCATTTGTCGTACTTCCAATTGTATTAAGCAAATAAGCAAATACACACATACTCAAAAGGGTTGAGAGTTGAATTCTCCATGAACCTATTCCAGTTAAAACCAACCAAAAGGCCCCAAACAAACAGGCAAGAGTAGAAGTTTCTCCCATTGAACCAGGAATTAATCCTAGAAAAGCATCTTTCCAAGTGACAGTTATTGCACTTGCTCCACCTACTGCAGCTTGAGCAAGAGAAGTCGCGCCAGTAAATCCGTCAACGGCGGTCCAAACGGCATCACCTGAAATGGCCGCAGGATAGGCAAAAAAGAGAAATGCTCGGGCGGTGAGTGCAGGGTTTAAAAAGTTTTTACCTGTTCCGCCAAATATTTCTTTACCGAAAACAACGCCAAAGCTAATTCCAATTGCAACTTGCCATAATGGAATTGTAGGAGGGAGAGTGAGAGGGAAAAGTAGACCTGTTACGAGAAAGCCTTCATTTATTTCGTGCTTTCTAACAGTCGCAAATAATGCTTCCCAAAATCCACCAGCAAGGTTTGTTACGAGGAAAACAGGAACAAAATAAAGTGCTCCATGGATAAAGCAAGAAAAAATGCTTAGGGGATCGGGCGTTAACCCAAGGGCCGCAAAAATTTGTCCTCTCCATCCTGCAATTTCTGAAATCCCTTGTTTCAGCATAATTGAATTGGCCTGTAGTCCAGTATTATACATGGCCATCAAAATACAAGGTGTAAGTGCGACAGCAACAGTTGTCATTAAACGTTTTAAATCCAACCCATCGCGAAGATGCGTTTTTCCAGTAGTAACCTCACCTGGAGTATAAAGAAAAGTATCTATCATTTCATAGACTGCATAGAACTTTTCAAATTTACCGCCTTTGGCGAAATTTGCATGCTGGCCATCAAGGAAATCTCTTATGAACTTCATTATCCTTATCCTTCCTTCTCAATAATTGTTAAAATTTTTCTGAGTATTGGCCCGTAGTCTATCTTTCCAGGATCAACAAACGTACATAATGAAAGATCTTCTTCATCTAACTCCAAAGCACCCAACAACTGTGAAAGATCAGTATCATTTGTTATAAGAGCTCTAAGAAGTTGAGTTGGAAGAATATCTAGAGGCATGACTTTTTCATATGACCCTACAGGAACGATTGCTCTAAAAGAGCCATTACGATCAGTGGTAAGATTGAACATTTTTCCAGGAAATAATTTCGAGACAAATGTTCTTTGAACAGAGAATTTATCTAAACCAGGCATTTGCCAACCAAGAAATTCTCTCTCTCTCCCCTCTTCCAGGATAGAAATTTGATTATTAAATCGACCTAAATAATCAAAAGGGCCTGAAGCAAGATGTCCATTAAGTGGTGATCCAGAAATTATTCTATTGTCACCTGCTTTTACCTCACCATTAATAACTTCTGAAATCTTGGCCCCTAGTCTTGTCTTAAGCAGTCTTGGAGAAACTGCTTTCGGGCCGGCCACTGCAACAATTCTTTCAGTCCACAACTGACCTGTTGTAAAAAGTTTTCCAACAGCAATGACATCTTGATAATTGATTGACCAATTGGTTTTTTTCAAACTCACAGGATCTAAGAAATGCATATGAGTTCCACTATTACCAGCAGGATGAGGTCCATTAAACTCAACAACTTTCACATCTTTTAAATCGTTTAAGGATAGTTTTTCTTTTTTTGATACACAAACAAAAGTATTTTTCTGACCTATTTTAGAGAGTATTTTTACTCCGTTAGAGAAGTCTTCATTATATTGTCTTAAAATTACTTCCGGATCAGCGGCCAATGGGTTTGTGTCCATAGCATTGATAAAAATAGAATTTGGCAAAGTATCTACGCCCGGACTTTTGGAATATGGCCGTGTTCTAAAGGCCGTCCATAGTCCACTTTCTATGAGTTGGGATCTAATTTTTTCGGGTCTTATTGAATCTAAGGACTGGTGCTTGTCAAATTCTATTGCTCCTTCATCAGATGATATTTCAACAACAATAGACTGAAATGCTCTTTTATCTCCTCGATTTATTTCTAGAACTTTACCAGCAGCAGGAGAAGTAAAAAGAACACCTGGCACTTTCTTATCCTCAAACAGCACTTGTCCAATTTTAACTTCATCTCCAACTTGAACATTCATGGTAGGTTTCATACCTACATAATCTGGTCCAAGCAGAGCAACTTTAGTTACGGGTTTTGCATTCTCAATAGTCATTTTGGGAAAACCAAGAAGAGGCAAATCCAGACCTTTCTTTACTTTAATCATAGATCGTTTCAACCTGTTAACGGGTTATTAAAATTAAACTAGAATTCTTTTCAATCTGAATCCTGCAGTTTAAACTTTTGATATGAAAATACTATTTATCATTAAGCAATACATTTCGTCATCACCAAGTGTTAGCTTTTTTTTAAGGATCGCGTTATTATGAAAAATGCAACGCAATGTTTTAATCGATTTCTTTTATTAACTCTCCTTACATTTACTCAATCAACATATGCAGTAGACATTGCGAGTATCTTAAATAAAGTTGACCAACTTTATAGGGCCCAAACAAGTATTTCAAATATATCCATGAAAATAGAAACTCCAAACTGGCAAAGAACCTTAAACATGACAATTTGGACCAAGGGACTTGAACTTACTTTTGTCACCATACACTCTCCTAAAAAAGATCAGGGAATTTCTACTCTTAAACGTGATAATGAGATGTGGAATTATTTTCCAAAAATAAATAAAGTGATGAAAGTTCCACCCTCTATGATGATGGGGTCTTGGATGGGATCTGATTTAACAAATGATGACTTGGTCAAAGAAAACACATATCTGGATGATTACAACGCAAAGCTAAAAATTGAAAATGACGAAGAATATTTAATCGAGTTAACTCCAAAGGAGCAAACAATTTCGATATGGGGAAAAATTGAGATTGTCATTGATAAAAAAAGACTGATACCAAGAAAACAATTTTTTTATGATGAGAAAAATACCATTATAAGAACGATGAGTTTTCTTGATGTTAAAAATGTAGATGGACGCGAAATACCGGTGAGACTTGAAATTGTTCCTCACACAGAGCAAAAGACCGGTCATAAAACGACAATTACCTATGAAAATATATCCTTTAATCCACCTATTCCTCCAGAAACCTTTACAAGAAGCAATTTGCAAAAGAGGAGATGATGCTTTTAAAAATTGCCTTTCGAAATGTGTTAAGACAAAGAAGACGAACATTATTAACAGCTTTAATGATGATAGGTGGATATGTACTGATTTCATTTTCGCTAGCGTTAGTAGAAGGTTCGTATTCTGGTATAATAAATTTTTTTACTTCTCAAGACACTGGCCACGTCAAAATTCAAAATAAGAATTATCCACAAAGTGAACTCATTCATGACGGTGTAAATAGTATTAAAATATTAGAGCAAGATTTACTTAACAGTAAAGAAGTTGATTCTTTTGCTCCTCGTTTTATTTCAGGAGCTCTGGCCTTTATTGGAAACAAAACAGTAGGAGCAGAAGTCAGGGGTTTAAACTGGGAGCGAGAAAAAAAAGTCACCAATATTGAAAAAAGAATTGAGCAAGGCCAGTGGACAACTTCAATCGGAAATAATGAAGTCCTTATAGGCAAAAAAATTTCGCAGATACTAAAAGTAAACCTCAATGATGAAATCGTGCTTTTTTCACAAGGTGCTGATGGATCGATGGCCAATGATATTTTTATTATTAAAGGCATTTGCGAAAGTGATGGAAATTCAATAGATGACTATAGAATATATATGGATATGAATTCAGCTCAAAATTTCTACTCATCAGACAAAATTCACGAGTATGCAGTGAAACTTAAAAATATAAAAGATTCTCAACATTTCTCTAAAATTTTCTTTCCGGGTAAAAATAATATTGTCCGCCCTTGGCAAGAGGTTGAAAAAGAATTTTTCAAGGCAATGGAAATAGATAAAAAAGGCAATCGTATAAGTTATTTGATTATAATGCTCGTGGTTTCTTTGGGGATACTTAATACTGTATTAATGTCTACTTTAGAAAGAACAAGAGAGTTTGGAGTGATGAAAGCGATTGGAACGACTCCTTTGCATTTAATTTTTCAAATCATTTTAGAAGGGCAGATTCTAGCGGTCATCAGTTGTTTTTTTGCCTTTTTTATTTCATTTCTTATCAATTTTTACTTTCAAAAATTTGGAATCAGTTTTGCACAGCCTATTAGCTATGGCGGAATGTATATGACTGGTATGTATGCCCAAATTGACCTCAATGTTTTTCTATCACCTTTTAT is part of the Halobacteriovoraceae bacterium genome and harbors:
- a CDS encoding NADH:ubiquinone reductase (Na(+)-transporting) subunit B gives rise to the protein MKFIRDFLDGQHANFAKGGKFEKFYAVYEMIDTFLYTPGEVTTGKTHLRDGLDLKRLMTTVAVALTPCILMAMYNTGLQANSIMLKQGISEIAGWRGQIFAALGLTPDPLSIFSCFIHGALYFVPVFLVTNLAGGFWEALFATVRKHEINEGFLVTGLLFPLTLPPTIPLWQVAIGISFGVVFGKEIFGGTGKNFLNPALTARAFLFFAYPAAISGDAVWTAVDGFTGATSLAQAAVGGASAITVTWKDAFLGLIPGSMGETSTLACLFGAFWLVLTGIGSWRIQLSTLLSMCVFAYLLNTIGSTTNAMFSLPAYWHLVLGGFAFGTVFMATDPVSASMTFKGQYFYGALIGFMVILVRVINPAFPEGMMLAILFGNIFAPLIDFFVIQSNIKRREFRNAQ
- a CDS encoding Na(+)-translocating NADH-quinone reductase subunit A; translated protein: MIKVKKGLDLPLLGFPKMTIENAKPVTKVALLGPDYVGMKPTMNVQVGDEVKIGQVLFEDKKVPGVLFTSPAAGKVLEINRGDKRAFQSIVVEISSDEGAIEFDKHQSLDSIRPEKIRSQLIESGLWTAFRTRPYSKSPGVDTLPNSIFINAMDTNPLAADPEVILRQYNEDFSNGVKILSKIGQKNTFVCVSKKEKLSLNDLKDVKVVEFNGPHPAGNSGTHMHFLDPVSLKKTNWSINYQDVIAVGKLFTTGQLWTERIVAVAGPKAVSPRLLKTRLGAKISEVINGEVKAGDNRIISGSPLNGHLASGPFDYLGRFNNQISILEEGREREFLGWQMPGLDKFSVQRTFVSKLFPGKMFNLTTDRNGSFRAIVPVGSYEKVMPLDILPTQLLRALITNDTDLSQLLGALELDEEDLSLCTFVDPGKIDYGPILRKILTIIEKEG
- a CDS encoding outer membrane lipoprotein-sorting protein translates to MKNATQCFNRFLLLTLLTFTQSTYAVDIASILNKVDQLYRAQTSISNISMKIETPNWQRTLNMTIWTKGLELTFVTIHSPKKDQGISTLKRDNEMWNYFPKINKVMKVPPSMMMGSWMGSDLTNDDLVKENTYLDDYNAKLKIENDEEYLIELTPKEQTISIWGKIEIVIDKKRLIPRKQFFYDEKNTIIRTMSFLDVKNVDGREIPVRLEIVPHTEQKTGHKTTITYENISFNPPIPPETFTRSNLQKRR
- a CDS encoding ABC transporter permease, coding for MLLKIAFRNVLRQRRRTLLTALMMIGGYVLISFSLALVEGSYSGIINFFTSQDTGHVKIQNKNYPQSELIHDGVNSIKILEQDLLNSKEVDSFAPRFISGALAFIGNKTVGAEVRGLNWEREKKVTNIEKRIEQGQWTTSIGNNEVLIGKKISQILKVNLNDEIVLFSQGADGSMANDIFIIKGICESDGNSIDDYRIYMDMNSAQNFYSSDKIHEYAVKLKNIKDSQHFSKIFFPGKNNIVRPWQEVEKEFFKAMEIDKKGNRISYLIIMLVVSLGILNTVLMSTLERTREFGVMKAIGTTPLHLIFQIILEGQILAVISCFFAFFISFLINFYFQKFGISFAQPISYGGMYMTGMYAQIDLNVFLSPFIIVSLCTFVVSLYPAFRITQISPVVAMREV